One part of the Ornithodoros turicata isolate Travis chromosome 2, ASM3712646v1, whole genome shotgun sequence genome encodes these proteins:
- the LOC135384792 gene encoding uncharacterized protein LOC135384792, with protein sequence MEVYSDNGPQFLSKEFRDFGTLFDFVHVTSSPRFPRSSGLAEKGVQIVKRILKKSTYANTNFFLGLLNYRTTPLEDGNSLADILMGRRLRSRLPDFGSASQVDVRKHRQNGAWTVKAKVQDRLAPRSYKVVTEDNKVLRGNRQHLLPTSEHCVRTTPAMGDLSCTGSKPFSEVLTGSSGLEQAAPSTSGASSRDSAPLLTKDSVTTQGLSLRRSTRTRRPPDRLMFT encoded by the exons ATGGAGGTGTACTCCGACAATGGTCCTCAGTTCCTTTCTAAAGAATTCAGGGACTTCGGTACATTATTCGATTTCGTTCATGTCACCTCAAGTCCAAGATTCCCAAGATCTAGCGGACTCGCTGAAAAGGGGGTGCAAATCGTCAAAAGGATCCTCAAGAAAAGCACTTATGCTAACACCAACTTCTTCCTAGGCCTGCTAAACTACCGGACGACGCCGCTGGAAGACGGGAACTCCCTGGCAGACATACTGATGGGTCGACGACTACGGTCCCGCCTACCAGACTTCGGAAGTGCTTCACAGGTGGACGTCCGAAAGCATCGACAGA ATGGTGCTTGGACCGTCAAAGCGAAAGTGCAAGACCGCTTGGCACCGAGGTCCTACAAAGTCGTCACGGAGGACAATAAAGTACTGCGAGGGAATCGGCAGCACCTGCTTCCAACCTCTGAGCACTGCGTTCGGACAACACCAGCCATGGGTGATCTTTCATGCACAGGAAGCAAGCCATTCAGCGAAGTACTGACAGGATCCAGCGGTCTCGAGCAGGCAGCTCCCAGCACATCTGGTGCATCTTCCAGGGACTCAGCCCCATTGTTAACGAAAGACAGTGTAACTACGCAAGGACTGTCCCTGCGACGATCGACCAGGACAAGACGTCCGCCGGACAGATTGATGTTTACATAA